GCTTTTGGGCGCTGAAGCTAGACAGATTTTTATTATGCTTTCTAATCCATTAAAAAAAAGCACTATACATATAAAATGTATAGTACTGCAAGAATAGATAATTGCATGTTACCGTGGTTCTACTATTAATTTAATTGCTGTTCGTTCTTCATTATCAATCATGATGTCTGTAAATGCAGGAATACAAATCAGGTCTATCCCGCTTGGCGCTACAAAACCTCGGGCAATTGCTACCGCCTTTACGGCCTGGTTTAACGCACCAGCGCCAATAGCCTGCATTTCCGCTGAGCCACGTTCCCGTAGTACGTTTGCAAGTGCACCTGCTACTGAATTTGGACTTGATTTAGCTGAAACTTTTAATACATCCATTACTAGTACCTCCCTTATTAGCTAATGTGGTTCTATTGCTACTATATTCCCGGAGATGATAGCTTATTACCCTATTATGCATTAAAGATTCTAAACATTCAAATAGTCAGCCGAAGAAAGGGTGGTCATCATTGATTAAAATACGCTCCACACGTGAGGTTTTCCCGCTTTTTTCATCGACCGTTGCCAAAAAACCATTTAGTTGTGTTCTTCCCTTTTTATCTGTATTGAAACGTACTGGCAGGTTAGTCAAAAATCGATTGATAACTGCATCTCTTTCCACACCTAGAATACCATCATATGGACCCGTCATTCCGACGTCTGTGATATATCCCGTTCCCTGTGGTAAAATTCTTTCATCCGCAGTTTGGGTATGTGTGTGCGTCCCTACAACAACACTTACCCGACCATCCACATACCATCCCATTGCTTGTTTCTCACTTGTTACCTCCGCATGAAAATCAAGAAATATGATAGAGGTGTGTTTTTTTGCTTCGTCAATTAATTCATCCACCTTGCGAAATGGGTCATCAAGTGGGGGCAAAAAGGTACGACCTTGCATATTGATGACCGCAACCATCGCTCCATTTAAATTGACATATACAATTCCATTCCCTGGAGTTCCTTCAGGAAAATTTGCCGGTCTAATCATATATTTGGCATTATCGATAAACTCGAATATTTCTTTTTTATCCCATGTATGGTTTCCCATCGTCACAACCTGTGCGCCGTATTCTAAAAATTCTTTATAAATTTTTTCCGTAATCCCTTTTCCGGCGGCAGCATTTTCTCCGTTAATAATGGTCATATTTGGACGGTATTTATCTTTTAACTTTGGTAAATATTCCTTTACCATATCTCTACCCGGAGATCCAACTACATCACCTATAAATAAAATTTTCATAATTTCTTTTCATCCCATCTCTATAAAAGTAAGATTAATGTTTCATATTTTAGTATCAGGTTTGGCTGCTTCTAATAAAAAACAACAATCTTTTTGAAAACAGCCTTAAGTTTTTTATACTTTCCTTAAGTGCAAAAAAATAAAAGCGGCACGTGCCCGCTTTTATTTCGCATACTCAACTGTTCTAGTTTCTCTTATAACAGTTACTTTAATGTGTCCAGGATAGTCAAGTTCATTCTCTATACGTTTTCGAATATCCCTTGCAATACGGACTGATTCCAGATCATTAATTTCATCCGGTTTAACAATGATGCGAATCTCCCGTCCAGCCTGGATTGCAAATGATTTCTCAACACCTGTAAATGATTCCGAAATTTCTTCTAGTTTTTCTAATCGTTTAATATAATTCTCTAGTGTTTCACTTCTTGCGCCTGGACGCGCTGCTGACAATGCATCAGCTGCTGCCACTAAAACCGAAATAACAGAAGTAGCTTCTTCGTCACCATGATGGGAAGCTATCGCATTAATTACAACTTCATGTTCCTTGTACTTAATGCCAAGTTCCTTTCCAATTTCTACGTGGCTTCCTTCTACCTCATGATCGATTGCTTTACCAATGTCATGCAGAAGTCCCGCCCTACGCGCAAGTTTTACATCTTCACCTAATTCTGCAGCAAGCAATCCAGATAAATAAGCAACTTCTGTAGAATGCTTTAATACATTTTGTCCATAGCTAGTACGATATTTTAGACGACCAAGTATTTTAACAAGATCTGGATGTAGGCCATGTACTCCAATTTCGAACGTTGTTTCTTCACCGATTTCCCGTATATATTCATCAACTTCACGACGAGCCTTATCAACCATTTCCTCAATTCGAGCTGGATGAATGCGACCGTCCTGTACAAGCTTCTCTAATGCCATACGAGCGGTTTCTCTCCGAATTGGATCAAAACCAGATAAAATTACTGCTTCTGGTGTATCATCAATAATTAAATCGATACCAGTTAAGGTTTCTAATGTCCGTATATTACGACCTTCACGTCCAATTATCCGCCCTTTCATTTCATCATTAGGAAGGTTAACCACAGATACAGTAGTTTCTGCTACATGATCTGCTGCACAACGCTGTAACGCCAAAGATAGAATACTTTTCGCTTTTTTATCAGCTTCTTCTTTTGCACGATTTTCAGCCTCTTTTATCATTAATGCCGATTCGTGTGTAACTTCTTGTTCAATACGATCTAAGATAATCTGTTTAGCCTGGTCAGTTGTATATCCTGAAATGCGTTCAAGCTCCGTTTGCTGCTTTTGTATCATAGCTTCCACTTTGCTTTCCATTTCTTCAATTTGTTGTTGTTTTTCTGTTAGTGAATTTTCTTTCTTCTCTAACAAGAGCTCACGATTATCAAGCGTTTCACTTTTTCTGTCCAGATTTTCTTCTTTTTGCATAAGACGCGTTTCTTGCTTTTGCGCTTCGTTTCGTCTCTCACGCAAATCTTGTTCTGTTTGCTGGCGAAGTTTATGATTTTCATCTTTCGCCTCAAGAAGTGCTTCTTTTTTCGAAGCATCTGCATTTCGATGTGCTTCATCAACTATCTGCTTTGCTAACTTTTCTGCACTGGAAATTTTAGCTTCAGCTATAGATTTACGAATCAGATAACCAACAACAATACCGACGATTAGGGTAAGCAAAATGGAGATGATTAGTGTAATAATGTCCAAGGTTTCACCTCCCATTGCTATAAAGTTGTACAATTCATTATTGTCGGCATGTACCAAATTAAGCTAAAAATTATCAATATTGTATAATGCAATTAAAATAATTATACAACTTAATTTTAATTGTCAATTTTATCATTGTCAAGGAATCGTAAAAATTAAAAAATATAGTTTTACAAATACAACGAATATTGGCCATGACAATGTTCAAAAACGATTAAAACGAACCACAATAAAAACAATACTTAGCTATTATATTTACAGTTTTACCTTTTTATAATCTCCAAATAAAAGAAAAAGTAAACCCCCATTCCAGATTTACAGAATGAGAATTTACTAGACAAAAGGTATAATTAGGGGGTTTTACACATCCAATGTTTCTTGCCCTTCTCCGACAGGTTCTTCTGGCGCAGCATCCAAATTATAATGATCGCGAACCTTTCCTTTAATTTCAATTAACACATCATTATTTTCCTTTAAGAATTGCTTAGCATTTTCCCGCCCCTGCCCAAGACGTTCTTCATTGTAGGAGTACCAAGAGCCACTCTTTTGAACAATATCCAAATCTGATCCAATATCAATAAGTTCTCCTTCTCTTGAAATCCCTTCTCCATACATAATATCCACTTCAGCAACTTTAAACGGTGGTGCTACCTTATTTTTAACTACTTTGATTTTAGCTCTATTACCAAGTATTTCGTTCCCTTGTTTTAATGTTTCTGCACGGCGTACTTCTAAGCGGACAGATGAATAAAACTTAAGTGCACGGCCACCAGGCGTTGTTTCCGGGTTTCCAAACATAACGCCAACTTTTTCTCTGATTTGGTTTATAAAAATGGCAGTTGTTTTTGATTTATTGATGGCGCCTGATAACTTCCGTAAAGCTTGCGACATAAGACGTGCCTGCAGCCCTACATGTGCGTCACCCATTTCGCCTTCAATTTCGGCCTTTGGAACCAGTGCAGCAACTGAATCGACAACAATAATATCCACAGCGCCACTTCGCACAAGTGCCTCTGCAATCTCTAATGCTTGTTCCCCTGTATCAGGCTGTGATAAAAGCAATTCGTCAATATCCACACCCAATGCCCTTGCGTAACTTGGATCAAGCGCATGCTCGGCATCTATAAAAGCAGCTTGTCCACCCTGACTTTGTGCTTCTGCAATTGCATGCAAAGCCACAGTTGTCTTACCGGATGATTCCGGTCCATATATTTCTACAACACGTCCGCGTGGATACCCGCCAATTCCCAATGCCACATCTAATGCTAATGACCCGCTTGGAATAGTGGCGATTCTTTGTTCCGCTGTTTCACCTAATTTCATAATCGAACCTTTACCAAATTGCTTTTCTATGTTTCTTAAAGCCATATCAAGTGCTTGTTTTTTATCGCTCAACGAGACAACCTCCTTTAACTAACTATATCTATCATACATGGTTTTATTTTATTTGCCAAGACTAAAGTCGAATAAATGTTCTCATTTTTTATTACAATTTATTCTAAAAAAATTACTCTTTAACAATATAGTTAATGGTCAAACTACAATTTTGTCTAGTTTTTCTTTTTATAAAATTCTATTTTAACAAATTAAATAAAAGTTGATAACCTTTCCAAACTGCCTTTTTCCGGATTGTCTGACGATCACCGTTAAAAATAAATTTCTTTATCCGTTTAGTACCCTTACCGTCTACAATTCCAATATACACTGTCCCAACTGAATACCCCTCTACCTTATCCGGACCAGCAACACCGGTGAAACTAATTCCTAAAGACGAACCAAGTACAGATCGTACATTTAATGCTAACGATTCCGCGCATTCCGCACTAATTACACCAATATCCCTTGTGATATGTGATGGAACATGCAAGAGATCTTCTTTTACTTTTGTATCATAACAAACAATGCCACCTGGACATATTGCAGAAGCACCCTCTACACCTATTAATCGATCCGTAAACAATCCGCCGGTCAAACTTTCAGCAGCAGCTACTGTTTTACGCTGTTCTAATAATAATTGAAAAACTTTTTGTTCAATAGTTTCATCGTCAATACCATATAAATAAGCCCCAGCCTTATCCTCAATTTTTATCTGGGTATCGGCTATTAACTGTTTTGCTTGTTTCATAGTTTCGGCCTTTGCAGTTAATCGAATTGCAACACCCTCTGTTTGTGCTAGCGGGGCAATTGTTGGATTGGATTGTGCAGCTATTATGTCCTTTATTTCATGCTCCAATTGCGATTCACCAATACCGATAAACCGAAGCATAGTAGATTCTATTGTTGTGGTATCCTGGGTTTTATTTTTAATATAAGGCAACACTCCATCCGAAAATAACTGTTTCATTTCCTTTGGAACGCCAGGAAGAAAAATCCAAATCGTATTGTTTTTGGTGATAATCATGCCCGGTGCCATTCCAACCTTATTTTCAAGGATGGTTGCACCTTCAAAAACCCTTGCCTGTTTTTTATTATTTGGCGTCATCGTCCCATTCTGGCGGTCGAAATAGGATGAGATTTTATCCATAGAAGGTTTATGTTCAATTATAGGAGTTCCGGACAATAATTGATATGCTTCCCTTGTTAAATCATCATCCGTTGGCCCCAATCCACCGGTAACGATAACTATATCTGAACGTTTAGCAGCATGTTCAAACTCAGCATGTACTCTAGTCAGATTATCCCCAACTACACTGTGAAAAAGAACATTAACGCCATACAATGCCAGTTGTTGCGAAATCCATTGTGCATTTGTATTTGCTATTTGTCCAAGTAGCAGTTCCGTCCCTACAGCAACTATTTCCGCATTAAGTTGTTTCATCATTTCGAATCCCTCATTACATTCCAGTTTTTCACAAAGTAATCATAGCCTGATATTACCGTAATAATTAATGCAGCGTACAATGCTATAATATCAAAACGTAATCCGAGATAAGAAAATGGAAAGTTATGAAGAAGTAATGCTGATATTGCGATGATTTGAATCCATGTTTTCAACTTGCCCATTTGACTTGCAGCCAGTACAGTTCCCTCTCCTGCTGCGACCAGACGCAATCCTGTAACTGCAAACTCCCTGCTTATAATTAAAATAACAATCCATGCCGGGGCGAGTCCCATTTCAACAAGCAATATTAAGGCAGCGGAAACGAGAAGTTTATCAGCAAGCGGATCCAAAAACTTCCCTAAATTGGTAACTAGGTTATACTTTCTTGCATAGTGCCCATCAATCCAATCTGTTGTTGAAGCAATAATGAATAATAAAGCTGCTACAAAGTGGGATACAGGTAAAAATGCCTCTCCAATGTCCAGTTGCCCCCATTCAAAGGGAATAGAAAGTAATAAAATAAAAATTGGAATCAAAAATATCCTGGATAATGTAATTTTATTTGGTATGTTCATTGTTTGTCCTCCTGAAAATTGCCTTTATAAGGTAAACCCTTCCTAATTACACGTGGAAGGGTTTAAATTTCAATTACTTTATTGTTCTTGATTAATATTAATCCATATCTTTTGATGTACTTTTTCTGCGGGGTCTACTGGGT
This Virgibacillus phasianinus DNA region includes the following protein-coding sequences:
- a CDS encoding stage V sporulation protein S, whose product is MDVLKVSAKSSPNSVAGALANVLRERGSAEMQAIGAGALNQAVKAVAIARGFVAPSGIDLICIPAFTDIMIDNEERTAIKLIVEPR
- a CDS encoding TIGR00282 family metallophosphoesterase — translated: MKILFIGDVVGSPGRDMVKEYLPKLKDKYRPNMTIINGENAAAGKGITEKIYKEFLEYGAQVVTMGNHTWDKKEIFEFIDNAKYMIRPANFPEGTPGNGIVYVNLNGAMVAVINMQGRTFLPPLDDPFRKVDELIDEAKKHTSIIFLDFHAEVTSEKQAMGWYVDGRVSVVVGTHTHTQTADERILPQGTGYITDVGMTGPYDGILGVERDAVINRFLTNLPVRFNTDKKGRTQLNGFLATVDEKSGKTSRVERILINDDHPFFG
- the rny gene encoding ribonuclease Y: MGGETLDIITLIISILLTLIVGIVVGYLIRKSIAEAKISSAEKLAKQIVDEAHRNADASKKEALLEAKDENHKLRQQTEQDLRERRNEAQKQETRLMQKEENLDRKSETLDNRELLLEKKENSLTEKQQQIEEMESKVEAMIQKQQTELERISGYTTDQAKQIILDRIEQEVTHESALMIKEAENRAKEEADKKAKSILSLALQRCAADHVAETTVSVVNLPNDEMKGRIIGREGRNIRTLETLTGIDLIIDDTPEAVILSGFDPIRRETARMALEKLVQDGRIHPARIEEMVDKARREVDEYIREIGEETTFEIGVHGLHPDLVKILGRLKYRTSYGQNVLKHSTEVAYLSGLLAAELGEDVKLARRAGLLHDIGKAIDHEVEGSHVEIGKELGIKYKEHEVVINAIASHHGDEEATSVISVLVAAADALSAARPGARSETLENYIKRLEKLEEISESFTGVEKSFAIQAGREIRIIVKPDEINDLESVRIARDIRKRIENELDYPGHIKVTVIRETRTVEYAK
- the recA gene encoding recombinase RecA is translated as MSDKKQALDMALRNIEKQFGKGSIMKLGETAEQRIATIPSGSLALDVALGIGGYPRGRVVEIYGPESSGKTTVALHAIAEAQSQGGQAAFIDAEHALDPSYARALGVDIDELLLSQPDTGEQALEIAEALVRSGAVDIIVVDSVAALVPKAEIEGEMGDAHVGLQARLMSQALRKLSGAINKSKTTAIFINQIREKVGVMFGNPETTPGGRALKFYSSVRLEVRRAETLKQGNEILGNRAKIKVVKNKVAPPFKVAEVDIMYGEGISREGELIDIGSDLDIVQKSGSWYSYNEERLGQGRENAKQFLKENNDVLIEIKGKVRDHYNLDAAPEEPVGEGQETLDV
- a CDS encoding competence/damage-inducible protein A, producing MMKQLNAEIVAVGTELLLGQIANTNAQWISQQLALYGVNVLFHSVVGDNLTRVHAEFEHAAKRSDIVIVTGGLGPTDDDLTREAYQLLSGTPIIEHKPSMDKISSYFDRQNGTMTPNNKKQARVFEGATILENKVGMAPGMIITKNNTIWIFLPGVPKEMKQLFSDGVLPYIKNKTQDTTTIESTMLRFIGIGESQLEHEIKDIIAAQSNPTIAPLAQTEGVAIRLTAKAETMKQAKQLIADTQIKIEDKAGAYLYGIDDETIEQKVFQLLLEQRKTVAAAESLTGGLFTDRLIGVEGASAICPGGIVCYDTKVKEDLLHVPSHITRDIGVISAECAESLALNVRSVLGSSLGISFTGVAGPDKVEGYSVGTVYIGIVDGKGTKRIKKFIFNGDRQTIRKKAVWKGYQLLFNLLK
- the pgsA gene encoding CDP-diacylglycerol--glycerol-3-phosphate 3-phosphatidyltransferase — protein: MNIPNKITLSRIFLIPIFILLLSIPFEWGQLDIGEAFLPVSHFVAALLFIIASTTDWIDGHYARKYNLVTNLGKFLDPLADKLLVSAALILLVEMGLAPAWIVILIISREFAVTGLRLVAAGEGTVLAASQMGKLKTWIQIIAISALLLHNFPFSYLGLRFDIIALYAALIITVISGYDYFVKNWNVMRDSK